A genomic window from Pseudoalteromonas piratica includes:
- a CDS encoding O-antigen ligase family protein — MDKPLIGTFFILTLIIPIEFSLEIGGARFTLLRLFLICLLPVLIVKFANSTEVKMNKFDFLLAGYVLWCCISLFVNHSVPGAIEPSAILLIETVCAYLLGRIVLVNRRSLYTFTNVVYKVAIFLFILAIIEAFTGERFIRDLSSSITGNYYHFKNDIRMGLLRATATFEHPILLGTFLTLLIPLLWGYLRDKNKKLPIYFWCMPLVALSSAPILMLIVMVPILFFYTKKLYAYINFKIIFIAFFFLYLILELLSSSSALTALIRLFTFNPQTGYFRLLIWEFASQSVTNNPIFGIGLHDWVRPFWMPPSIDSFWLVNAVRHGFPGVLVIFSFVILLIYELHKLILSVPEKNNMLFGLLAVFVGIVLIGFTVHFWAGVYIYIFALFGLTVSILENPNRYKYA; from the coding sequence ATGGATAAGCCACTAATTGGGACTTTTTTCATATTGACGCTAATTATACCTATAGAATTCTCTTTAGAAATTGGTGGTGCACGATTTACCTTATTAAGGTTGTTTTTGATCTGCCTTTTACCCGTACTCATTGTGAAATTTGCGAATAGCACAGAAGTAAAAATGAATAAGTTTGACTTTTTGTTGGCGGGATACGTCTTATGGTGCTGTATTTCACTGTTTGTAAACCACTCAGTACCAGGTGCCATTGAGCCAAGTGCTATTTTATTAATTGAAACCGTGTGCGCGTACTTATTAGGGCGGATCGTTTTAGTAAATAGGCGCTCGTTATATACATTCACAAATGTTGTCTATAAAGTTGCTATTTTTTTGTTCATTCTAGCAATTATCGAAGCCTTTACTGGCGAGAGATTTATCCGTGATTTGTCGTCAAGCATCACTGGTAACTACTATCACTTTAAGAATGATATACGTATGGGGCTACTTAGAGCAACAGCCACATTTGAACATCCTATTTTGTTGGGCACATTTCTAACTTTACTTATACCTCTCTTATGGGGTTACTTACGTGATAAAAATAAAAAGTTGCCAATTTATTTTTGGTGTATGCCATTAGTTGCTCTTTCATCTGCGCCAATACTTATGTTAATAGTTATGGTACCAATTTTGTTTTTTTATACTAAGAAGCTATACGCTTATATTAATTTCAAAATTATATTTATTGCTTTCTTTTTTCTTTATTTAATATTAGAGCTACTCTCTAGTAGTTCAGCCTTAACTGCGTTAATTCGTCTATTCACATTTAATCCTCAAACAGGATATTTTAGATTACTAATTTGGGAGTTTGCATCACAATCTGTTACGAATAACCCTATTTTTGGTATAGGTTTACATGATTGGGTAAGGCCTTTCTGGATGCCGCCAAGTATTGATAGTTTCTGGTTGGTTAATGCTGTAAGACATGGATTTCCAGGTGTACTTGTTATTTTTAGTTTTGTTATTTTACTTATTTATGAGCTACATAAGCTCATTTTATCCGTACCAGAAAAAAATAATATGTTATTCGGCCTATTAGCTGTTTTCGTTGGCATAGTGCTAATTGGTTTTACCGTGCATTTTTGGGCTGGAGTTTATATTTATATATTTGCTTTATTTGGCCTTACTGTTTCCATCTTGGAAAACCCAAATAGGTATAAATATGCGTAA
- a CDS encoding endonuclease/exonuclease/phosphatase family protein, which yields MRNKLIYLCLAISNILLLINYAFKDAFFLSRLVSYFLDYFLLVTLFLSIAAIVFIGKRAMLFGLLPGALFYSVVINIKQEEGKLHSLKGLPAFSVMTHSVMGRNNNYQPIQTIIIEKQPDILFLQEVTNINLLLTNNIQALYPFHESRLESGLLILSKYPLQREANFSNLLSVIADISGYKIRLSNVHSIKSISNYDRYQQYVRGLSEHFAVNSGPAIIAGDFNMTQYNEYYREMSNSYIDLCRFCKPTFPAPGRRIGSIYPVLRIDYIFTNIAGCKYNAETIIYDTTSDHYPVFANFCEG from the coding sequence ATGCGTAATAAACTCATTTATTTATGCTTGGCAATTTCTAATATTTTGTTGTTGATAAATTATGCATTTAAAGATGCGTTTTTTCTTTCAAGGCTAGTATCGTACTTTTTAGATTACTTTTTGTTGGTGACTCTATTTTTGTCAATAGCTGCAATTGTATTTATAGGGAAAAGGGCGATGCTTTTTGGCCTTCTGCCAGGTGCACTGTTTTATTCGGTAGTGATAAATATCAAGCAGGAAGAAGGCAAATTGCATTCATTAAAAGGCCTGCCAGCGTTTTCAGTAATGACTCATAGTGTAATGGGGAGAAATAATAACTACCAGCCAATACAAACTATCATTATTGAAAAACAGCCTGACATCTTATTTTTGCAAGAGGTAACAAATATCAACTTGTTACTCACTAATAATATACAAGCTTTATACCCATTCCACGAGAGCCGGTTAGAGTCAGGGTTATTAATTTTAAGTAAGTATCCATTGCAAAGAGAGGCAAACTTTTCAAATTTACTTTCCGTAATTGCAGATATTTCAGGGTATAAAATTAGGTTGTCTAATGTTCATTCTATAAAGTCTATATCTAATTATGATAGATACCAGCAGTACGTTAGAGGGCTAAGTGAACACTTCGCAGTAAATAGTGGTCCAGCAATTATCGCTGGTGACTTTAACATGACTCAATATAATGAGTACTACCGTGAAATGAGTAATAGTTATATAGACTTGTGCAGATTTTGTAAGCCTACATTTCCAGCGCCGGGACGCAGAATTGGCTCCATTTATCCTGTTTTAAGGATTGACTATATATTCACTAATATTGCGGGCTGTAAGTATAACGCTGAG